In Terriglobia bacterium, the DNA window CCGGAATGGATGGAGAGGAAACAAAGGATGGCCGTGGCGGACGAACAACCGAGGACGTGTTCGTCGAGCACTACGATTTCATGTTTCGCGCGGCCCGGAAATCTCTCAGGAACACGGAAGATGCCCAGGATGTGATTCAAAACTTGTACTTAAAGCTCATCGATTCCAAGCTTCCGCCGGATGTCTGGAGGGACCCGAAGGGCTACCTCTACAGGACCGTGATCAATGCGTGTCATGACTGGAGACGGACGCGGAAAAGCCGCAGGGAAAACCGGGGAGTCGAGCAGCTCGAAATCCGGGAGCCCCGCAGCGAGCAGGCGAACCAGAATGCGGTCCACGAGGTGGAGCATCTGATGGGCAATCTGGATCGAGGTGTCGCCGATATCGTCAGGCTTCACGCGGAAGGCGGTATGAGCGACGCGGAAATTGCGGTCATGGTGGGCGGCTCCCGTTCGAAGATCGCCATGATTTTGAGCCGGGCGCGGGACAAGTTGAGAAAGTTAAGAGGCGGCA includes these proteins:
- a CDS encoding sigma-70 family RNA polymerase sigma factor, with the protein product MSTGMDGEETKDGRGGRTTEDVFVEHYDFMFRAARKSLRNTEDAQDVIQNLYLKLIDSKLPPDVWRDPKGYLYRTVINACHDWRRTRKSRRENRGVEQLEIREPRSEQANQNAVHEVEHLMGNLDRGVADIVRLHAEGGMSDAEIAVMVGGSRSKIAMILSRARDKLRKLRGGRKEKHVRLEKE